One Curtobacterium sp. MCLR17_007 DNA window includes the following coding sequences:
- a CDS encoding Mu transposase C-terminal domain-containing protein, whose protein sequence is MDASERWGILRLHVEDAIPLATLARTTGVAERTLQRWLARYRTGGYPALADGTRTDHGARRTAPELVRLIEGLALTKPRPSIATIHRQVDNYCTKRGLSAPSYSVVRSIVNGLDPGMVTLALEGPASYRDKHELLLRRRADRPNAIWQADHTMLDLLIVGPDGKPERPWLTVILDDYSRAVCGYMVFLGAPSAANTALALRQAIWHKPEPDWPVCGIPDVLYTDHGSDFTSHRIGDTAAVLHLRIIHSQVARPQGRGKIERFFGTINTELLPTLPGHLAPGSSAPTPALDLAGVDSAINTFIRRYNARIHRELRKSPLEAWIADGWLPRMPDSLEQLDGFLLTVPTTRVVQRDGIHFEGLRYTATTLAPFVGSTVSVRYDPRDVTEIRVFHRDAFLCTAISTAHQTETISLKQIQAARNAQRRALRGQIRERIAIVRPTPDDHTPPAPAPDQPRLKTYEEDRS, encoded by the coding sequence ATGGACGCGAGCGAGCGGTGGGGCATCCTTCGACTGCACGTCGAGGACGCCATCCCGCTCGCCACCCTGGCCCGCACCACGGGCGTCGCTGAGCGCACCCTGCAACGCTGGCTGGCCCGCTACCGAACCGGCGGATACCCGGCTCTCGCCGACGGCACCCGCACCGATCACGGCGCCCGACGGACGGCACCGGAACTGGTGCGCCTGATTGAGGGGCTCGCACTCACCAAGCCACGACCCTCGATCGCCACGATTCACCGCCAGGTCGACAATTACTGCACCAAACGAGGTCTCTCGGCGCCGTCATACTCCGTTGTGCGGTCGATCGTGAACGGGCTTGATCCCGGGATGGTGACGCTCGCGCTTGAGGGGCCCGCGTCATATCGGGACAAGCACGAACTGCTGCTCCGACGTCGTGCGGATCGCCCCAACGCGATCTGGCAGGCGGACCATACGATGCTCGACCTGCTCATCGTCGGACCCGACGGCAAGCCCGAACGGCCGTGGTTGACGGTGATCCTCGACGACTACTCCCGCGCGGTCTGCGGGTACATGGTGTTCCTCGGCGCCCCATCCGCCGCGAACACCGCGCTCGCGCTCCGGCAAGCGATCTGGCACAAGCCGGAACCGGACTGGCCTGTCTGCGGGATCCCAGACGTGCTCTACACAGACCACGGGTCCGACTTCACCAGCCACCGAATCGGCGACACCGCCGCCGTGCTGCACCTCCGCATCATCCACTCGCAGGTCGCTCGCCCCCAGGGCCGCGGGAAGATCGAGCGGTTCTTCGGCACCATCAACACCGAGCTGCTCCCAACGCTCCCCGGCCACCTCGCACCCGGATCCTCGGCGCCGACGCCGGCGCTGGATCTCGCCGGTGTCGACAGTGCCATCAACACGTTCATCCGCCGCTACAACGCCCGCATCCACCGCGAGCTCCGGAAGAGCCCACTGGAAGCGTGGATCGCAGACGGGTGGCTGCCACGAATGCCGGACTCCCTCGAGCAGCTCGACGGGTTCCTGCTCACCGTCCCGACCACGCGCGTCGTGCAACGAGACGGCATCCACTTTGAAGGGCTCCGCTATACCGCAACCACTCTCGCACCCTTCGTGGGCAGCACCGTCAGCGTCCGGTACGACCCCCGCGACGTCACCGAGATCCGTGTCTTTCACCGCGACGCGTTCCTGTGCACCGCGATCAGTACCGCGCATCAGACCGAGACCATCAGTCTCAAGCAGATCCAGGCCGCCCGGAACGCGCAACGAAGAGCCCTGCGCGGGCAGATCCGCGAACGCATCGCGATCGTCCGCCCGACACCCGATGATCACACCCCACCAGCACCCGCACCGGATCAACCGCGACTAAAGACCTACGAGGAGGACCGGTCATGA
- a CDS encoding recombinase family protein has product MGHLLGYARVSTTDQDASLQIDALNAAGCYRVFVDTMSGSLQHRPELDKLLDQLRPGDTLVVWRLDRLGRSIRHLIDQLHALAERSIGFRSLQETIDTTSPGGRLVFHVFAALAEFERDLIKERTNAGLAAARARGRTGGRPSRLSADQVRTARRLYEQQDMTVAQIGDVLGVSRTTIYRALAKHAEPVAARRTKPSPTM; this is encoded by the coding sequence ATGGGTCACCTTCTCGGGTACGCGCGCGTGTCCACCACAGACCAGGACGCGTCGCTGCAGATCGACGCGCTCAACGCCGCTGGCTGCTACCGCGTGTTCGTCGACACCATGTCCGGGTCGCTCCAACACCGGCCCGAGCTCGACAAGCTCCTCGACCAGCTCCGCCCCGGCGACACTCTTGTCGTCTGGCGACTCGACCGGCTCGGCCGGTCCATCCGGCACCTCATCGATCAGCTGCACGCTCTCGCCGAGCGCAGCATCGGGTTCCGGTCCCTGCAGGAGACCATCGACACCACCTCGCCCGGCGGCCGGCTCGTGTTCCACGTCTTCGCCGCGTTGGCGGAGTTCGAACGGGACCTCATCAAGGAACGCACCAACGCCGGCCTCGCCGCCGCTCGAGCCCGCGGCCGCACCGGCGGCCGACCATCTCGGCTCTCCGCGGACCAGGTGCGCACCGCACGCCGGCTCTACGAACAGCAGGACATGACCGTCGCGCAGATCGGCGACGTGCTCGGCGTTAGCCGCACCACCATCTACCGTGCACTCGCGAAGCACGCCGAGCCCGTCGCGGCGCGACGAACCAAGCCTTCCCCAACGATGTAG